The Horticoccus luteus DNA window GATGAAGAGACGATTCATGGATGGGCCGGTCGACGAGAGGAGCAGCAGCTGGTGGGTTGGCCGGGATTCGAACCCGGAACCAACGACTTAAAAGGACGCTGCTCTACCATTGAGCTACCAACCCCCGTTTGCTGCGCTAGAACGTGGCAGGTAGGTTTCCCTCGCGAATTTTGGCAAGAATTTTCGGGTCAAAAAATGCGTTGCCGTTGACCGAAACCCCGCCCGCGCGTAAACCGTCGTCTCCTACCTAAGATCTTGGGAACAATTCAAAAATATGTCCATCAGAGCGAGGCTGAACGTATGTCAACCAAAGCTCAGGAAGTAGCGTTCGATCGATTGCTCGTGGACCGCTTCAAAGGCGGGGATCAATCCGCCTTCGACGAGATGGTCTCCCGTTACTGGGATCGCATCTATTCGATGGTCAACCAGCTGCTGCGTAACTCCCAAGATGCGGAGGAGGTGACGCAGGATGCCTTCATCCGCGCCCATCGCGGGTTGGTTAACTTCCGCGGTGAATCAGCCTTTTCGACGTGGCTGTATCAGATCGCCACGAACCTCGCGCGCAACCGGTATTGGTATTGGTGGCGGCGGAAGCGCGATAAATCCGTTTCCATCGACGCCCCGTTTGGCGCCGATAACGACATGACACTCGCCGACGTGATTCCGGCCGAGGTGGAGACACCGGACGATATTACTGTGACGCAGGAGTTCATCGATCGAATCGGCGTCGGCATGCAGCGGATCAGCGTCAAGCACCGTGAAATTTTGGTTCTGCGGAACGTCAAAAATATGTCCTATGAAGAAATCGCCGCCGTCCTCGGCATTTCCATCGGAACCGTTAAAAGCCGGATCGCGCGCGCCCGGGAGAGCCTGCG harbors:
- a CDS encoding sigma-70 family RNA polymerase sigma factor yields the protein MGTIQKYVHQSEAERMSTKAQEVAFDRLLVDRFKGGDQSAFDEMVSRYWDRIYSMVNQLLRNSQDAEEVTQDAFIRAHRGLVNFRGESAFSTWLYQIATNLARNRYWYWWRRKRDKSVSIDAPFGADNDMTLADVIPAEVETPDDITVTQEFIDRIGVGMQRISVKHREILVLRNVKNMSYEEIAAVLGISIGTVKSRIARARESLRSKLGEDFK